CCAGAAATACCAAGACAATGCCTTACCTTTCATATGGAAGAAGGCAATCTATAATTTTTGATAATCAGGTGTACGAAAATATTCAAAAAACTATTTAGCTTTAAGAATCCATTCCATGGGTTCTGACGCATCAAATTTGGGAAAATCCAATCTAAGAGTTCTAGCATGTATACCCCAATTCCTTCAAACAAAGGATTATGATTAAATTGACCTCTTGGATTGGTAGATACCTCTCCCATTTGTTGATTGCTTGCTTGAACTGCCAATTGTTCATAATTGGCTGCCAAGTTGTTAAGCTCCTGTAACACTGCTTCTAGCATGTCTTTTTGCTTGTCTTGTTCTTCCCACAGGTGCACAGATTCCCCCTTCAACATGGAAATTGCTTCTGCCAATTGGGCATGGCGTGTACCCTTAGCCATGGTGCAGGAACGCGGTTGTGATACCACTGTTATGGTCATTGTAAATAGTTATGTAATTTGTGTAAACTCTTCGAGGGGCCTGGTCCTCCAATATATGTTCTCAATATTTGTAGAAACTGGAAAACTCTTTATTGATGCACCAATGGAATACTTATAGAAATTACAGGCAGACTGGTCAATCAATGACCAATGGACTCAAGCATAAAACGGACCCACTACTAATTAAATGCCCACTAACATCAAACTGACCCATTTACTTATAAACTGATGCACTAGGCCATCATGGCCCCTACCAGACTCAAGACATAACGGAATAAacaaaatagataaaagataaaatagataaaaacgTGGCCCTTAAGTATTGACCCGGCCAACTGCCTTCAGACAAGTCCCTAAATACTAGGGCTTCTTCGCATATCATAACACGATTGCTCACActgtttaattaaatgattctctccctctctctaaaattTTCATGATGGTTTGAGATATATTGCAATGTGTAGATTTACAGAAACTATGGTTTCAGATacatttatttgttaatttttacttataaaaaaatatttgttaatttcTTTAGAAATCTCGTAGTTTCTTAGTGTTTGCttatccatatttgtttaacTTTGAGTTGTGGAGCACTGAGCAATCTCTCTTTAGTTGCTAACTTTTTGATGTTGCTTTCCTAGCCTTTTCACTTTGTGGCCCAAGTCTTCCATTGTGTCCAATTCATGCCAGACCTATCTGGCTATCTTCCACattaactaaatatatatatatatatatatagaagatggTTGGAGTACTTGATTATAAAATATTGGTTGTCACTTTTAGATAGATTAGGAGTACATTTCCTTTTGTTCTACTTGATCAACTTCCTTCTTAAAAATCCTCAATCCCAGTCCATTCTCCTTGTAGTCAATGTCCAATAACACCACTATATGCTTTTAATTTGTAAGGCATGTAGCATTTTCTTCCTACATTTCAAATCTTGCAAAAGCCAAAttgttggtgtggtttgaaaGCGCCATTAAAGATCTCCCACACCGACTAAAATCCTGGAAGGAAATTTTATGCTTGTCCGAAGTATAACACGGTAATTAATTTGTCATAATTTTGTATTACTTTTAAATGCATGTACAAAGTTGTTATATTTGAAATTGGAAATTCTTGAATTGTACGCAGGGAAAAGCAAGATGTCAAATATTCATATGGGCATATATACTTCAATCAGTACTACCTGAGAAAATTCTGACAAGAGAGAATGAACTTTGGAAGAGAGGGGATGCTTTATTATTGCATGAGTATGAAGCTCAAAAATAGAAGCACAAACTAATAGATAGAGAACGAGCTTCACAAGCAAGAGGAGGAACTTCGAAGAAGGATTGTAGAGAATAGGGATGTACTTATATTGTTGTGTCTATACTAGCTCGTATCTCATGTAATAGTTTTCGGTTGATTTGGACTATAGATGTATCGTGTTAGTTTTAAATGtaaagagattgatcaaagccTAACATGTATGGTATATTCTCTACGAATATAATTATGACAGCTTATTATAGAtattaagtttttgtttttgaaatgaAAGCAGATTCATTACTAGGATTGATTTATTACATTACACACTAAGTCATCCATGATGGATCTTCTGACTTCAACAGGGCCGTCTTCCAACCATACATTTTCACTAGAAACTCTAATTGCTAGCTTAGCTACTGTATGAGCACTTACATTAGTAGTTCTGTGTACAAAAACAATTTTCCACACGGGGTAGCCTGCCATAATGTGTTGAAGATCTTCAATCTTCTGTCCATACCATGAACTGTCTTCTTCCTTTGAATTTCCAACATCTATAACAGCttttgcatccccttcaaaacACACTTGTGACAATCCTAACTCAATACATAACTCCATAGCTCTGTCAAGAGCATAACTTTCTGCTTGGAAAACCGAAGGGACATGCTCCTTTGGTGCAATCAAACATCCCATTAGTTCCCCTTCTGAATCCCTTATTACCACTCCTATTCCCATTCTTCCACTAACTTGATCAAAGGCTGCATCAacgtttatttataaaaaggcCATGCAGGAGGTTTCCAAGACTGACTAGATTCATTTGTTTGTCTTCCGGCTGTTCTCTCTGAATCATTTGTCAACACCTCCTTGTACATTGCATGATTAGCCTGTGCCATTGTAGTAACTGTATTGGGAGACTGAAACACATCCTAAAAAATTAGACCATTCCTGCTTGTCCAAAGGTGATGGAACACTACAGATGCCAGCTCCAGTTCTTCCTGTTTTAGTTTCACCACCATTTCTTCCCATAGTAATTGGAAATCATAGAaacttcttttccattttttgaagAGTGGAATCCCTCCCCATACATCTGTTGCTGCAGGACATTCCCAGACTACATGCACTACGGTTTTAGGTTCTCTCAGACAGACTGGACATGTATTAGCTTCCActattttctttctaaataGGTTATCTCTAGTGGGAAGGATCCTGTTAAAACATTTCCATACCAACATTTTGACTTTACTTGGTACATTAAGACcccatattttttttccacAGACCACTAGCAGACCCATCTGAGGATGTCACCTGTGCTTTTTTTTTCCTGTAGTTTAGTTTCCATAACATAGGCACTCTTGACAAAGAAATTCCCTCTTGCTGAAGCCGCCCATATCCTTCTGTCACAGGACCCTCTGCTGCTCAAAGGGATAGATTGAATCAATTTTGCTTCCTCTTCTCTGAAAACtgcagccaccacctctttttTCCATGATTTAGTTTCCTCATCAATCAATGCTTCCATCCTGGTTTCTGTATCAAAGGTATTCATAGGAGTCTTAATCTGAAAAGTCACAGGACGAGGTAGCCACTTGTCCTTCCAGATTTTGATGCTTTTTCCATTCCCCACCCTCCATACCATTCCTTCCTTTATCAATCCCAGACTGGACCATAAGCTTCTCCACACAAAGAGGGTGAACCTCTTGGTTTGGCCTCCAAAAGATCACTATGTTGAAAATACTTCTGCTTGAAAACCCGAGAGACTAAAAGATTTGGTTCCTTCATAAACCTCCACAATTGTTTAGCAAGAAGTGCTTTATTGAAGCAACTGAGATCCCTGAAGCCTAAGCCCCCTTGATTTTTTACTGAACCCAAATACTTCCAAGTTTTCCAGTAAATACCTCTCCCTTCTCTTTTATGGCTCCACCAAAATCTGGCCAACAATGCTTCAATCTCTTTTAGCAGCAGATTTGGTAACTTGAAGACACTTATGGCATATGCTGGAATAGCCTGTAGGACACTTTTTATCAAGACTTCCTTACCTGCTGTAGATAGGAATTTTGTTTTCCAACTATTtattctcttccatatcttttcCTTCAGACTCCTAAAAGAATTATACTTTGATCTTCCAACCACTGTAGGGAGGCCCATATATTTGTTATAGTCATTGCACCTTGAGCCATTTACCTGTTGTAAAATGAAATCCCTTGCTTCCCCTCTTGTGTTGGGGCTGAAAAAGACActgattttttctttgtttaaagtTTGACCTGAAGCTTGCTCATATTGTACTAAGATGTCATGAATTATATACCACTCCACTAGTTTTGCCCTACAGAAGATAACACAGTCATCTGTGAATAGGAGATGGTTGATTCTTGTTCCCCCCTTGTTACAACTACTCCCTTTATCAGCCCTCTCCTTTCAGCTTGATGAAGTAAAGCACTAAGTCCTTCAACAAATATTAAGAACAGATAAGGTGACAAGGGATCACCTTGTCTTAGTCCTCTTGAGGCGATAATGGTCTCTTCTAGGGTTCCATTTATGATAACTGAGTATGATATAGACTTAATGCATTTCATCAATAATTCTGTCCATCTTTGTCCAAAACCCAATCTTAATAACACAGCCTCAAGAAAATCCCACTCAACCTTATCATAGGCTTTAGACATATTTAGCTTGATTGCCATGGAcccttctcttcctttttgcTTAGTTTGCATTGTGTGAAGGACCTCATAAGCCACCATTATGTTGTTAGTTATCAACCTTTTGGGGATGAAGGCACTTTGGTTCCACGATATCACCTTATCCAACATACCTTTCATTCTGTTTGCCATTACCTTTGAGATGAGCTTGTAGACCACATTGCAAATGGAGATTGGTCTAAAATCATGTACTGAAAGAGGTGAGCTAACCTTAGGAATTAAAGCCAGGTGTGTGTGGTTTAAATCCCTTGGTAAAACTCCTGATTTAAAAAAGTCCAGTACTGCTTGTGAGATCTTAGAGCCAACTATTCCCTAATGTTATTGGAAGAAGCCTGCACTAAAGCCATTAGGGCCTGGAGACTTGAAAGGGGACATTTGTTTGAGAGCCACCTCCACTTCCCTTTCTGTACAATCCCTATCCAGCCATTGTTTCATTTCAACTGTAAGCCTTGGTTCCAAGCCCTGAAGGCTTTGCTCAATACATACTGAACTAGGTTGTGTCGACTTGTAGATTGCTGTGAAGTGGCTCTTGAAACCTGCTGTTAAGTTGACTTTATGCTGTTCATTCaattatgtttcatttattttctatgtTGGTAATTCATAGCTTATTTGAAGTCCCTAAAAAAGATTAGAAAACTTTGTGacttggatattttttttttcaccacaATTGTTTGTAGGATGAAATGCGGCAGGGAAATACATATTGAGGATTTGGATATTTTTTTCCACCACAACATTGCCCGCTTTGGCTCTATGCATATCAAATTTTTGAGCCTGGAAtagtttatgataaaaaaacTCCTcacaaaacaatgaaaagacaTTTTACTAGAAGGAAAAATTGCATATATTACACCGACATTTTTGGGAATTGACAGTTTCTTGTTTTTTGTCATTGCATAACAATTTTGTATGCTGCTCGGGCATTTTCTCTGTTGTACATTTACAAAAGCTACTACCTATGTTTCAATGCACTACAAACATCAGTTGTCAGTACTAAAGATGCATTATCAGTACTACATATTCTCAACTTCAAATAcaaatttctttacaaatttctcAACTGGAAATACAAATTTCTCAACtccaaatttatttacaaaagtcATTCTCCTTTCAACTTCTAGTGTCTTTTGTATGTTGAACCTTCATTGTATATACCTGTagcaacaaaggaaaaaaaaacatgtaatacaaatatataaaagtaacagCTATGTAAATTCATAAAGGCAACAAAGTCATTTCCTTCCAACAAAGTCATTTATTTAATTGACATTGTCTCATTCCAAATTTTCTACTGTGGTCAAATGACTCTAATTcataacccccccccccccccccccccccccccccccccctttttatctGTATAGCACCATCGTATCCACTATCCTCATCTTCCCCCTTGCCttgaccaaaaataaaaataaaacctttgAATATAGACAGATTTACATGAGCCATTGTGTAAAAACTAGCTAGCTTATGCAATGAATTAATTTTGGtgtgaaataaagaaaaaataatctcACGAAATGGTTTTCATTTTCCAGCTATAATCACACAACCTATATCCATTTTGTAAAAACTAGAAAGCTTATGCATGCACTGCCATTTTTATGTACAATTACAAGGATGGATGACAAATCTGCATCCTAAAATAAGACCTTCACCTTCTTTTGTCTAGATCGAAGTAGATTTTGAcatttcatcttaaaaaaactcaattaattGTTACCCAAACACTCAAGTCAACAAAATACTTATCCACTTGGGTTCATCTAGGAAGGAATGCAATTACATGGTTTTACTAGCTGGGAAGTAGATGCTGATCATGTTTTAGATCTTGTTGatattgttgttttagaatcctgggtttttttttttttttttttttgcctattcCAATCCTTTTTAACTATTATTTCCTTTCCAGAACAGTGTTTTGGCCTCTTCTGTCTCTAGCTTTTGGTTCTTTATAGTGGTATTTTTAATCTAAGAAAAACGAGACAAACATTAATCCATCACTTTGCAACTTACTCAAATGAAAAAGCCTGAACTTTGCAACTTAAATATTACAGCATATATCAGTTCACCTATAGTTTAAAAGCCTGAACTATTGTCATCATCAATAGATGTGTGCTCATTTTAGTTGTTCTTTTTCATGTTATCAGGACCTCTTAACTTTTTTCTCATTTACTGGAATGGTGTTTCTCATGTATACACCCACCCTATATACTCGAGCAATGCCTTTTGATCATGAATAGAGTTTTAAcgtgcttataaaaaaaaggaaaaaaaatgcaactttaACCAAATTGTGAGAATCAAGTTATATGCAATGATTTGCATGTGCTATAGAAATGCTAAGGCCATATGTTCAGTTTTGAACCAGTTGGCAAACATAACTAACAGGTAACAGTAGTACCATGTGGTACTGAATGAGAAGCACCAGAGTACAATGCTTCCCAAATTCAAGGTTGTCATCACCCAAATTCAAGGTTGTCATGCAGAAAATTGAATTAGATCACATAGTTTCACATTCCatagataaattattttatgaaaaacccATAATAACACCTACATAGTATATAAACAAATACTTAACAAAGCATAGTGCATATTTTTCCTTCTAGATATTAAAAGAATCATAGGGGAAACCAAACAAAGCAGAAAAATATCCCCAAACTGTTACAGTCAGACATCAATCATGAAAAACATGACTAATACATTCTGAGAAACCAAGAATGCAATAATTACATATCTTCACCAAGTTAACACCACATTATTGCATTATTTCATCTAGTGCAACTCTATTGTTCTAGATTGTCTCATAAGCTAGAAAAATAAGTTCATTCCAACAATAAACCAGAAAAAGGGCTTGGACTGACAAAAACACCATCATTACCTCTTTCCCACATAACTAAAGATTAGTAAATTTGTTagattcaaaataaaaaggaaagaaaatagacCTTTGCATGTTAGCTAGTGATCAAAGCCTTGGCATAGCTCCATAGCCTCTCCCAGAGGTAAACatattaaacacaacatctccACAAACTACGCCATAGCCTCTACAAGAGgtacaaaaattaaaactttgCATCTCCacaaaaatacaacaaaaaaaatccCCTTTCATCTTTGTTTTAATCTCGATTTTAACGATTAATGAACTGAAGTACCAAAAGTGTTTTAACAAAAATACGTCTCAGAAAGGTTTCTTCTCAAACATATTTTCTGTCCAATTCAAATTTGTTTCCCTAAACATAAAACATTCATTATCCATCAAAGAAAACCGTATGGCATAGATTCTTGTAAGCATCAAACAGCAAATAAGAGCCATGAGTTTGGCTGCTAAGATAATTCAACAATAGCAGTGGATGGAATGCACACCCTTATGAGAACAGAAAAAAGAAGCCCATATTATATCAATAGCAACTAACCAGATAGGATCACTGAGTGCCCTGAAAAGAGGATTCTATAGCTGGGGAGAGCTGATTCAGTAGTCATCGTATCTAATTCCTTAAGATACACATCGCTGATGAACTAAGATCTAATCATCGGACGAAACAAGTCTTACAAATGAGGTTCACCTTAATTAGTATATTCGTATCAAACACAAGATCTGTGAATTCACACATGCACGTAATTAGTAAAGAACAACCATTGAATCTTCAATGAATAAACCTTGAATTCATGTTCCCACTTGCACATAACATGCAGTAGATAGAATGAACTCATGTATTTAAAGGCCACTTCAAATGACCTAAAATCCCAACGAGGCCTGATCTCGATccccaaatttcttttaaaaaaaaaaaatactcatataTGACAGATGAATACAATGGTAGCAACTTTTCGGGTTAACTCGCATGCATATATTGCTTGCTTAACATAAAATTCATGGAACTCACACATGCCACTCAGGACATCTATCATTTAGTAAAATCTGGGGCAGTCAATTTGCAAGTTCATCAAAACTACAGAAAACCCATTTATGATTTATCATAAAGATGCAACCATAATCCTCATATAACTATTaaccaataataaaattattaaaaagaaaaatacaatcaaCAACCAATAATTCAAGCCCAaaggacccaaaaaaaaaagaaaaaagaaaaggaatatgAGAATAATTCAAAGAGAATAATTCAAAGAAATGAGACATAATTTTAAAGCATTAAAGAGAATAATTCAAAAGAAGCAGAACTATAATAATTCAAAGATGAAAACCATTAATCCTCAAACTTTCTTGGACAGTTTCAAGCACTGAGAGCCTCACTCGGTAGCAATGTCAGTTCTCAAGTTTTGGACCATTAACCACGTCCGTTGGAAGCTCTCcagagttttggaaatattacACGAACTTAATTTTCAAGAACC
This Carya illinoinensis cultivar Pawnee chromosome 11, C.illinoinensisPawnee_v1, whole genome shotgun sequence DNA region includes the following protein-coding sequences:
- the LOC122282162 gene encoding uncharacterized mitochondrial protein AtMg00310-like; the encoded protein is MGLPTVVGRSKYNSFRSLKEKIWKRINSWKTKFLSTAGKEVLIKSVLQAIPAYAISVFKLPNLLLKEIEALLARFWWSHKREGRGIYWKTWKYLGSVKNQGGLGFRDLSCFNKALLAKQLWRFMKEPNLLVSRVFKQKYFQHSDLLEAKPRGSPSLCGEAYGPVWD
- the LOC122282163 gene encoding secreted RxLR effector protein 78-like, with the translated sequence MANRMKGMLDKVISWNQSAFIPKRLITNNIMVAYEVLHTMQTKQKGREGSMAIKLNMSKAYDKVEWDFLEAVLLRLGFGQRWTELLMKCIKSISYSVIINGTLEETIIASRGLRQGDPLSPYLFLIFVEGLSALLHQAERRGLIKGVVVTRGEQESTISYSQMTVLSSVGQN